TAGACATTTGCATAGTGACTTATTGCTAGTAAAGCTCATCTCATTTGAAGTATACTGCAAAACTGGGAAGAAAATGTTTTAGATgaatactaatttttttctcctttttttcatgtGATAAAAGTGGTGTACATAGGCATTAACAAGCTTGTCTCAGATAATCTTTATATAAATTGATGGAATTGGAAATTTCAAACacaatttcttttgatttcagaATAAGTACCAAGGCTCTATATTACCTTTCAATTATGTAGGAAGCATTCATTCCTAGCTTGAACTAATAGCAACATGATAGGGACCAATCTCTCAGCAAAATTATCTTTGTGTTTAGATGGTCAAAAAAGATGGTCAAGTAGAAAGGATTCATGTCCTGAAAATCTCTGTGGTTACAAATCTCCCAGgcctcattcacttttttttaataagaactGTGGTCTTCTTTTTCGACAAGTGCCTTAAGGAGTCAGCTAGAGAATATGAAATGAGCTTCAAGGGTATAAGGGCAGTTGATTATTGATGCCATCTTagtcatttaattcattttcaatttattacTAAGCAAGTGTTTGATTAAGAAGTTTTGGTTTCAATTtgctcctacaaaatgacacattcacaccaacaaaactaaaaagaatatatttaataaagtgattataaaacgaatagaaataaatcagttttatagCAAAAGTAACCGATAAgtcacaatataataaaaagaaaagcaaagtatacataaacatagatattaaaagaaaccATCACCAATCGGGGAAGCACCAACATCTGAATCAAAAGTGGCTTGGGAGTGCTGGGGATACAGCCTTCAGAATCCCGATTGGTAAATATCTCAGGCAAAGCATCCTTTCCACGGGTGAAAATCCAAGGGGATTTTCAATGTTAGGGACTTTTAAGGGGTCCCAGACAAAGGTGGCACACTGCTAATAGGCTTAAATTAGCTTTTTAGCACTTAACCAGGACATGTAAAGAGTACTTGCATGACCATGTGAAGAGTGTGTGCATGACCTGTGAAGACTCTCGACCAAggttctgaaattaattaaactttgAACCTCTGGGCAGGTAGCCAACCCTCCCAGAATTCAACATCCACGAATGGCTAGTTCCCAGAGGGAGTATCTGGCACAAGCAAAGACAACAAAGTTGAGGCAAAGGTGATGGGGGTCAAGGGGGGGGCAGCATATTGCCTTGATCAGGATCAGAATGGGTATTAAATCCTTAAGCAAATCCCTATATTTTCCTCTGCCTCAATCAgcttctgtaaaatagaaatgatgatatcttctcctgcttaaataaactaatttatttttgttaggaTATGTTAAGATATATGTTAGGcagatatgaatataatgaattataaaagataatatgCATCTTTTGATATCATATTTTGCtagagttttctttgcaaaggatAACTAAcctttgagaaataaaaaagagatgatCTACATATAATGGAAAAATGGAGGAAAGTGAAAGGAAAGTAAATGTCCATCACTTGCAGCATGCCAAATTGTGCTTtatgaaaatattgaaatgttAGCATATTTTTAGAAGGATGACATAGGACATAATTCAAAGCAAGGAATTGAGATCCTtcaaaacaatataaacaatacTGTTTACAATAAACTGAACACAAAAAGCTACTACAGGTGAGtccaaaaaattaattaacaTGACAAGTCATAGCCTTGGTAATCATGATATATAACTACCTTGttataagaatgaaataaattttattttggctTCATTTGATGCTGTCATTTAAGAAAAAAGGCAATACACAGATCAATATAATGGCATAATTCAAAGATTTTAGATCCTTCTTGGCAAACTTAAGAATGCAGAAATAACCTCAGCTTTCAGGATATTTTTAAGATATTACCTAATGTTAGCATAATATATTTAGCTACTTATCATCTGATATCTTACTTTCAcaggaaaataaagacaaaatatgtGCTTGAAATCAGAAGAATTTTGCTCTTTAATGACATGTATAAACTATTATGTTCATGACTGAAATGGAAACAGATATTTGAAGAAGTTGAGAAGCTGGAAATGATGGCAGACAATTTCATAGACAGAGTGGACAAAAAGAGGAAGTACCTCTCTGGAGCAATTGTGAAACAAGTGAATAGCAAATATTGATAACTAAATTTACTTCAATTCTTCAAGACCCTGTTCATTTAGACAATAATTTTTTCATTGCCATAATGACATCCCTGTTCCTAAGGCTGTAAATAAGAGGGTTAAAAAAAGGTGTTATACTGGTGTagaaaagagaaagcattttGTCTATAACTGCCATGTAACTGGTCTTTGGTTTTAAATATGTAATCAGACCAGATCCATAAAATAACCCCACTACCATGAGATGGGACGAGCAAGTTGAGAAGGCTTTGGATCTTCCCATTACAGATGGAAGCTTTTGGATGGTAATGAAGATTCTAGTATAGGAGTAAAGTATCAACAGAAAGGGagtaaaagcaaataaaagagcATCAGCATAGACTGAAACTTCACTCCCAGATATGTCCCCACAGGCCAACTTCATCAATGTGGGCATATCACAGAAAATGTGATTAAGTACATTAGAATTACAGTAGGGTAATGAGAAAACCTGGTACGTCTCCCCTATCATGATGGGTATTCCACTGATCCAGGAGGCAATCACTAGCTGGACACACACCTTGTGATTCATAATAAGAGTATAATAGAGTGGTTTACAGATGGCCACATAGCGGTCATATGCCATCACAGCCAGGAGAAGACTTTCAGTGACTACCagaataagaaagaaacaaagttgAGTAGCACAGGACAgcaaagaaatatttctattctGAGTCCAAAGGTCTGACAGCATTCTCGGTAGAATCACTGATGTGTAGCAGATTTCCAAGAAGGCAAAATTGCCGAGGAAAAAATACATGGGTGTATGGAGAGTTGCATCATAATTTGTAAGAAGAATAATGAGTCCATTTCCAATCAGGATATTTGTGTAAATGactaagaaaataccaaatagaaTCTCTTGAAAATTAGGTAATTCTGAGAATCCCAAAAGAATAAATTCCTTTACACAGCTGAGATTTGCTTCTGCCATTGTTTCCATGGATTGCTTCTCTGGAAATACTGAATTCAATACAGACAATTCATTTCCCATTGTATGGACTGTCTCTACTCTGTAAGATGAGGATGTTCATTATATTACTCATAAATCAAATTACTTTTTAGGTCTGGTGATTTAAGTTTTAACATCTTTGATATTTTGCCCCCAGTGATGTCCAACCCTGATATTCTATGGTGCATTTAAGCTCCTATTCAACTCCAAGGTttcaaattttgttatttattttatctattatacTATTCTTAATGTTAATAATGTCCCATGATCTATAGTATAGCTTcacttttaataaaaatttacagAATAATTGGAGATCATCAGATTTAAATGTGGAGCAAAATCAAACAGACATAATGGCATTGATAAACAGCTGAAACTTCAAAATTTTGTAGTAGAATGAAAcaacaaatattctttttattcatttaaaaatccgAAGTCTTGAGAAAAGGCACCACATGTGTAAAGTGGTGGTGTGTGTCAGTCGTTTGTGACTTATATTTGACTCTAAATGATGTCATTTGGGATtgtcttgacagagatactggagtaactTGATGTTTGCTTCTCTAGTAGCTGCTTTTTGAAATTGCTCAGGGTTACAAACAGGAAGTTTCTGGGACTGCAtttgaaatcaaataattttgacTCCAGTTTACAGTGGCCTATTCAGTGAGCCACTGGTGACCTCTTGTCATAAGGAGCAGTTCTGTTCAAATTGGGAATGTCATTACCATCAACTCTTATAAATAATGGGAGTcagaaaatgaatgtaaaaaatttTGACTCTCCTTTGGTAGAAgagaagtctattttttttttctttttctattatatgaTCAATACAATGCCTTATAATACATATGtgaaacatatatattatatatgtatctataattTTTACATTCCTAAACTTTTCCTGTGCTGTCTGCTGTGCTTTTTGTATTATATGTGGTTTCTACAAAACTCcaaattttccccatttaatttATTATGCCAACCCACAGAATGATAACACCCTGATGGGGGAAAGTTGAGATATGAGCTTCCTTCATTGTTTGGTCACTACTCTTATGAGCTTTGGGCTTTTCAACTTTTTCttatagaatgaaaataaatctatTGAAAACTAAAacagtgtctgtgtgtgtgtgtgtgtgtgtgtgtgtgtgtgtgtgtaatctgaCACAACTCCCTTGGGGCAAGGATCTTGTATTCTCTGTCTACTTCTCACTGTCTTTTATAGTGGTTgattaatagatgtttattaatCCATGATCAGGGTTATTCAGGACATCATATCAGAAACTTTAATTATACTTGCTGTCACAAAATATATGCCATTGGTTGATTTctaattttcattatcattaaagtggctttattttaataatgtatatttttattataattactttGAGTTGAAGAAAAGGGTACAAAAGcacttatttaattatattataggCGCTACACTAAAcacttgaaaaatattatctcatttaatatttacAATATCCCTGGGAgagaagtgctattattatctttattttacagttgcgGAAACTAAGGTACACAAATTTAAATgacatacaactagtaagtgtctgaaatgaTATCTTCACTAAGGTTTTCATGACTCTGAGCTCAGTATTAAAactactgcacaacctagctgacTAACTATTGACAGTTTCGTCTCCATTAGTTCATATATTTCTAATCAGACAGCATCATGAAGATTACTTATAGTTATACAAAAATAGTCAAATTATGAGGGAGGAaatgggtggcatagtggatacagacTTTGAATCAGGAATACCCATCAttgtaagttcaaatccgacatcaaACATAGCTGTGTGTCCcagggcaaggcacttaaccttatttgcctcaatttcctcatatgtaaaaatgaactagagaaggaaatgaaagctTATTCTAATATCTTCgccaagaaaatcagaaatagtGTCACAAACAGCTGAACATACTTTCCTGGATTCTAAACAGGGAAAGAAGCAGCTCCAAATTCATCAAGTAGTGCTATATCACAGCATACAGTATTTTTAACACACTCATGTACTCATAATCACAAACTTTCAAGAAACATGAAGAcataaaacacttaaaaaatgactttataaAATTTAGTCCAAATGCCTGCTtaatataaggtttttttttagtaacagcaatatagtttaatgaagaattgtgaatgacttggctattctaAGGAGTATTAATGATCTAAGAatgtatttcttaaaaaaaaaaaattagaatagtgCCATATAGCTTCGTTTTGTTGAAGTCATATGATTCATTCTTTGAATCATGTGTTCCTTTTCTAGTTATTCACCTCactttttaccaatcattttaatattctttcaaaGAAAGTTATCAAGAATCTAAATCAAACTTTTCTGCCCATAGTTCAAAGaattcattctattttcaaagaattcattctatttttcttctagaaaGTTCATTATAATGTTAAACTTCTTCCAATGTattatattattctcattttcttaatGAATACATGATTTGaatcttatttcattcttcattttcacttttgtcaaagttaaaatataaataaatggatgaatgaatgaacaaataataaataatagaacaAACATAAATTGACAGAAAGCTATGACTAGAGTCATTAATAGATAGGTTCATGTCATGACTCTGCCATTTCTTTTATGTATGATTCTGCACAAGGTGTTTAAATGCTCTTGTcttgtctttcattttaaaatgtttaataataacaTGCAAAATACAAGGTTTATTAGgatttattaattattgttatttggCATAAAGAGACTTAATTGAGTTTTCCAGATAATTAAATTCTCCATCTTTTCAATTTGatgtttcttttcttgttttgggATTTAGATCAACTATTTCCCCAAGCAGGGAGAAAAAAGTTTGCAGTTAATAATGCATAAATAAAGGTCCAATCTGAATTGTAGTATTTATAATACGATTTTCATTCAATATTTCGAACCTTCTTAAAATGGTTAATCAGTTTGTGAAAAAACAAATGCGATGAATGCATtgataaagaagaaagatgaggaaCTCAACCAGACTTGATAAGGGTAATATCTTATTTAATGAGACCAAAGAAAAGTCAATCCAACAtaatcaatcatttttaaaagagtcTATAAAGCATGTTTAGTATAAATCTATTTTCTCAATAGAAAGGTGAAGGGTTGTGTTGTATAAGATGACTTTTTCAGAAAATTTGCTTAAGCTTTCACTTTACTATAGCAGAAGATTTGATTAAATTAGAACTGAATGGAAAACTATTTATGGCAGCATTTCTAGTGTAATAAATGAAAGACGCCTATAATagtgagaaaacaaaattaacaactaaagtacattttatagactgttttaaaataataacagttGTATAGGTGGAGGAAATACGTATGTGTGCTAGTTCATGTTTACCCATCTTCATTTGCAGAAATCAACATGAGAGGACAAATGGCCTAATTTTCAAAGGGaataaaattcaaagacaaaTTTAAACCTATAACCTGAGATGTTTAAGAAAATTTTGGATTTATTTCCTTGTGGCATTTTTTCTTCCGAATAGATTTTGTTCGGTTAAATATTTCAATCTTTCTGACTGTATCTGTAATAAGTTGGTGATATTCTTTCTGGAATATTTTTCTAGAAAGTTCTAATAATCAAAGTTTACTCAATTTTCATTATCTGTGAtagatttaaggaaaaaatattcctcACCTCAGCTTCATTTTAtacttcaatttaatttttacttgATATTTAACAAGTACtatcaaaagaaaaatggtttAAATAGTGCCTTTTTAGCTTTTGTACCCATTCTG
The Macrotis lagotis isolate mMagLag1 chromosome 3, bilby.v1.9.chrom.fasta, whole genome shotgun sequence genome window above contains:
- the LOC141516880 gene encoding olfactory receptor 10AG1-like, whose protein sequence is MAEANLSCVKEFILLGFSELPNFQEILFGIFLVIYTNILIGNGLIILLTNYDATLHTPMYFFLGNFAFLEICYTSVILPRMLSDLWTQNRNISLLSCATQLCFFLILVVTESLLLAVMAYDRYVAICKPLYYTLIMNHKVCVQLVIASWISGIPIMIGETYQVFSLPYCNSNVLNHIFCDMPTLMKLACGDISGSEVSVYADALLFAFTPFLLILYSYTRIFITIQKLPSVMGRSKAFSTCSSHLMVVGLFYGSGLITYLKPKTSYMAVIDKMLSLFYTSITPFFNPLIYSLRNRDVIMAMKKLLSK